The following are from one region of the Geotrypetes seraphini chromosome 12, aGeoSer1.1, whole genome shotgun sequence genome:
- the LOC117346754 gene encoding LIM/homeobox protein Lhx9-like isoform X2, with protein sequence MAGGCAYRCSPLLFRGFSEGETSTMNAGQRRPSCQPEEGHQGMTSSRGSSEPPAHCAGCGGPICDRYFLFAIDCMWHLSCLRCCMCRGSLGSELTCFCKDGDIYCKDDYYRRFSVNRCARCQVGIPASEMVMRTPSAVYHVDCFSCARCGAPLRPGELFGVREGVVYCREHYQQEEEVEEEEEEEPEEEGSSGSTQTVDSSALELLSARPPRRGRGRWRRGHLGLGNPATGDQESTVGEKASPDSRRQRRSRQQPPLSQKTKRIRTCFKNHQLRTLESYFSVTQNPHGKDWERMARKTGLPKRVLQNARAKLRKTLSQEGSPEAGGAPPGTPEGAPSSPPMESPARVSSGTPEQLFPLLDLRGPYTSPSTLPCTPIVPLFLNFDLRDPLREVGMGSPPFF encoded by the exons ATGGCCGGGGGCTGTGCCTACCGCTGCTCCCCCCTCCTGTTCCGTGGATTTTCTGAAGGAGAGACTAGCACAATGAACGCGGGGCAGAGAAGACCATCGTGCCAGCCTGAGGAAGGGCATCAAGGCATG ACTTCGTCCCGGGGCTCCAGTGAGCCTCCGGCCCACTGTGCTGGCTGCGGGGGCCCCATCTGTGACCGCTACTTCCTCTTTGCCATAGACTGCATGTGGCACCTGTCCTGTCTGAGATGTTGCATGTGCCGCGGCTCCCTGGGTTCTGAGCTAACCTGCTTCTGTAAAGACGGAGACATCTACTGCAAAGACGATTATTATAG GCGTTTCTCTGTGAACCGCTGTGCCAGGTGCCAGGTGGGCATCCCGGCCTCAGAGATGGTGATGCGGACGCCCAGTGCAGTTTATCACGTGGATTGCTTTAGCTGTGCCCGCTGTGGTGCTCCCTTGCGTCCCGGGGAGCTTTTTGGGGTGCGAGAGGGCGTGGTGTACTGTCGTGAGCACTACCAGCAGGAGGAAGaggtggaagaggaggaggaggaggagccagAGGAGGAAGGCTCTAGTGGTTCCACGCAGACAGTGGATAGCAGTGCTCTTGAGCTGCTCAGTGCTCGCCCTCCGCGGAGGGGCCGAGGCCGCTGGAGAAGGGGCCACCTGGGGCTAGGAAATCCTGCCACTGGGGACCAAG AGTCGACAGTGGGGGAGAAGGCTTCACCTGACTCTCGCAGGCAGCGGCGCTCCCGCCAGCAGCCCCCGCTATCGCAGAAAACAAAACGAATCAGGACGTGCTTCAAGAACCACCAGTTACGCACCCTGGAGTCGTACTTCTCCGTGACGCAGAACCCTCACGGGAAGGATTGGGAGCGCATGGCCAGGAAAACGGGCCTGCCAAAGAGAGTGCTacag AACGCCCGAGCCAAGCTTCGGAAGACTCTGTCCCAGGAGGGAAGCCCAGAAGCAGGGGGAGCTCCCCCAGGGACCCCGGAAGGAGCCCCATCTTCACCGCCGATGGAATCGCCCGCCCGGGTGTCGTCAGGGACTCCAGAGCAACTCTTCCCACTGCTTGACCTTCGGGGGCCCTACACCTCGCCCAGCACCCTACCCTGCACTCCCATAGTGCCCCTCTTCTTGAACTTTGACCTGCGGGATCCACTGAGGGAGGTAGGGATGGGCTCTCCACCTTTCTTCTGA
- the LOC117346754 gene encoding LIM/homeobox protein Lhx9-like isoform X1 → MAGGCAYRCSPLLFRGFSEGETSTMNAGQRRPSCQPEEGHQGMTSSRGSSEPPAHCAGCGGPICDRYFLFAIDCMWHLSCLRCCMCRGSLGSELTCFCKDGDIYCKDDYYRRFSVNRCARCQVGIPASEMVMRTPSAVYHVDCFSCARCGAPLRPGELFGVREGVVYCREHYQQEEEVEEEEEEEPEEEGSSGSTQTVDSSALELLSARPPRRGRGRWRRGHLGLGNPATGDQESTVGEKASPDSRRQRRSRQQPPLSQKTKRIRTCFKNHQLRTLESYFSVTQNPHGKDWERMARKTGLPKRVLQVWFQNARAKLRKTLSQEGSPEAGGAPPGTPEGAPSSPPMESPARVSSGTPEQLFPLLDLRGPYTSPSTLPCTPIVPLFLNFDLRDPLREVGMGSPPFF, encoded by the exons ATGGCCGGGGGCTGTGCCTACCGCTGCTCCCCCCTCCTGTTCCGTGGATTTTCTGAAGGAGAGACTAGCACAATGAACGCGGGGCAGAGAAGACCATCGTGCCAGCCTGAGGAAGGGCATCAAGGCATG ACTTCGTCCCGGGGCTCCAGTGAGCCTCCGGCCCACTGTGCTGGCTGCGGGGGCCCCATCTGTGACCGCTACTTCCTCTTTGCCATAGACTGCATGTGGCACCTGTCCTGTCTGAGATGTTGCATGTGCCGCGGCTCCCTGGGTTCTGAGCTAACCTGCTTCTGTAAAGACGGAGACATCTACTGCAAAGACGATTATTATAG GCGTTTCTCTGTGAACCGCTGTGCCAGGTGCCAGGTGGGCATCCCGGCCTCAGAGATGGTGATGCGGACGCCCAGTGCAGTTTATCACGTGGATTGCTTTAGCTGTGCCCGCTGTGGTGCTCCCTTGCGTCCCGGGGAGCTTTTTGGGGTGCGAGAGGGCGTGGTGTACTGTCGTGAGCACTACCAGCAGGAGGAAGaggtggaagaggaggaggaggaggagccagAGGAGGAAGGCTCTAGTGGTTCCACGCAGACAGTGGATAGCAGTGCTCTTGAGCTGCTCAGTGCTCGCCCTCCGCGGAGGGGCCGAGGCCGCTGGAGAAGGGGCCACCTGGGGCTAGGAAATCCTGCCACTGGGGACCAAG AGTCGACAGTGGGGGAGAAGGCTTCACCTGACTCTCGCAGGCAGCGGCGCTCCCGCCAGCAGCCCCCGCTATCGCAGAAAACAAAACGAATCAGGACGTGCTTCAAGAACCACCAGTTACGCACCCTGGAGTCGTACTTCTCCGTGACGCAGAACCCTCACGGGAAGGATTGGGAGCGCATGGCCAGGAAAACGGGCCTGCCAAAGAGAGTGCTacag GTTTGGTTTCAGAACGCCCGAGCCAAGCTTCGGAAGACTCTGTCCCAGGAGGGAAGCCCAGAAGCAGGGGGAGCTCCCCCAGGGACCCCGGAAGGAGCCCCATCTTCACCGCCGATGGAATCGCCCGCCCGGGTGTCGTCAGGGACTCCAGAGCAACTCTTCCCACTGCTTGACCTTCGGGGGCCCTACACCTCGCCCAGCACCCTACCCTGCACTCCCATAGTGCCCCTCTTCTTGAACTTTGACCTGCGGGATCCACTGAGGGAGGTAGGGATGGGCTCTCCACCTTTCTTCTGA